From one Bos javanicus breed banteng chromosome 15, ARS-OSU_banteng_1.0, whole genome shotgun sequence genomic stretch:
- the LOC133261564 gene encoding olfactory receptor 51H1-like, with protein sequence MMNTSSSHVNHHSFILTGIPGMPDKNPWMAFPLGFLYTMTLLGNGTILAIMKVDQSLHEPMYYFLSILALTDVGLSMSTLPSMLSIFWFNAPEVPFDACITQMFFIHSFGGVESGVLVSMAFDRFVTIRDPLHYASILTHGITGKIGIAVIIRAVCMVFPVPFQIKRLPFCHSNVLSHSYCLHQDAMRLACASTRVNSLYGLIVVIFTLGFDALIILFSYVLILKTVLDITSRAERLKALNTCFSHICAVLIFYVPLIGVTMIHRFGKHLSPVVHTFMANTYLLLPPLLNPVVYGGGSSRCSRGERTGSRVVESNVIWRIRSILSNYNAVKLYTSGKIESGQGL encoded by the coding sequence ATGATGAACACTAGCTCATCACATGTCAACCACCATAGCTTCATTTTGACAGGTATCCCAGGAATGCCAGATAAAAACCCATGGATGGCTTTTCCCCTTGGATTTCTCTACACCATGACTCTCCTGGGAAATGGCACCATCCTAGCCATCATGAAGGTAGATCAGAGTCTCCATGAGCCTATGTACTACTTCCTCTCTATCTTGGCTCTGACTGATGTTGGTCTCTCCATGTCCACCCTGCCCTCCATGCTCAGTATCTTCTGGTTTAATGCCCCTGAGGTTCCCTTTGATGCATGCATCACACAGATGTTCTTCATCCACAGTTTTGGAGGGGTAGAATCAGGAGTATTAGTGTCTATGGCCTTCGACAGATTTGTGACCATCCGAGACCCACTGCACTATGCTTCCATCCTCACCCATGGCATCACTGGCAAGATTGGAATAGCTGTCATCATCCGGGCAGTCTGCATGGTCTTCCCTGTGCCCTTTCAAATAAAGCGGCTACCCTTCTGCCATTCCAATGTCTTGTCTCATTCGTACTGTCTCCACCAAGATGCAATGCGGTTAGCCTGTGCCAGCACGCGTGTCAACAGCCTCTATGGCCTCATAGTAGTCATCTTCACTTTGGGGTTTGATGCCCTCATCATTCTCTTTTCTTATGTGCTCATCCTGAAGACAGTACTGGATATCACTTCCAGAGCTGAAAGGCTCAAAGCGCTCAACACCTGCTTCTCCCATATCTGTGCTGTGCTCATTTTTTATGTTCCTCTCATTGGTGTCACCATGATCCACAGGTTTGGGAAACATCTGTCACCAGTAGTACACACATTCATGGCCAATACCTATCTGTTACTGCCTCCTTTACTAAACCCTGTTGTCTACGGAGGAGGATCATCCAGGTGTTCCAGAGGAGAAAGAACAGGGTCTAGGGTAGTGGAATCAAATGTAATATGGAGAATAAGAAGCATTTTGAGCAACTATAATGCAGTCAAATTATACACATCTGGAAAAATCGAAAGTGGGCAAGGCTTGTAG